The Oscarella lobularis chromosome 4, ooOscLobu1.1, whole genome shotgun sequence nucleotide sequence ATCACTCATCGGAGGAAAACGGTAGCGAATTTGAACGAAAAGGGGACCCCTTCGTCACAACAAAAAGTTCGAACGCTCCAGGTGAGATTTCGAGCCTCGAATCGCACCCTTGGACGAAGGAACGAAAGAATTTCGGGCAGTTTTCGGCGGGCTAGACCACGTGACTACGGCCGTTACCGCACGCCTCTTCGATAAATCTGAGTGATTAGTCAAGAAAAGCATCAACAATTCATCCACAATGCTTCCATAGATAGTTCAAAATTACGAAGACTTGTCAATGAGTGTTCCTTTGTGCCGCTTCTTGACTGACATCGTTCCCTACGTAACAGTGTACATGTACCTACattctcacgtgatcttgGATTCTTACTGCGGTTTcttgtcgttttcttgtACCCCGATTTAGTAGCTCGTTAATGACTTGAGCATTCGTTGCAAATGATGATGCAATTTCTCTCTAAACCGTAGTAGTTTTTAAATTATGGAGTTATTGATCAAGAtctttttttcgtacagcttcaatttcttcttcctcttcatcaaTAGTGGATACGGTCACTTCGCCAAACTTCCCAAAATCTTTTGACATTTTCGTCAAGGTCACCTTATAATTtacaaaatcaataatccAAAACTTTTACACTAAAATGATTAcaccttcttcgtcttctcgggCTTATAGGCTGGCTTCGCTCCAGCGGACTTCCCACTGGTTCCTGCATTGTGCAAAGAAAGTGCCCCTAAAAACGCGCTCAGTCAATAAACTCTGAAACTTCTCATTCTCTCTTTTACCGTCGACAACAAATATTACTTCACTCTCTGTAGAAGACTTATAGAAAAGCCTGAGGCCACAActtaaataaatgaataattaattaattttattaactaattgattaatttaattaaaagtttgACCAACTTTTCGCACTTTTGCCTCACTTGACGTTCTACACCCTTTTCCCTACGTTCATTATAATAGAGCAATCTTACGCGCATATTTCCTTTCTCACCTTTTTAGGTAAACTGTTGTATCGTGCTCAGCCGTTACCTTGCACGACCGCTTCGCTTTGTCGATAACTCGCGCTTTGTCCAGCTTTCGTCTAGGAAGCTTCTGCAACGTGGTATCTAAAACGCGAATGCGTAGAACGTTTATTCCGAGTGTACAGCTACAGTCACCGAGAATGAGAGCCATGTGACCACAGAGACAATAATACACGTATAAAGGTGCGTCAGAGTCGTCCTTTCCTCCTGCATCGTCGCAAATAACGCTTCGTGAAACGACTTTAGGCATTTCCAATCCGGGGTTGTGCAGTATCACAACATACGGGGAGGGAGCTCACATGCAGAAAATACGCGCGCGGAGTTGGCGGGATCTGAACTCCGTCACAAAAAGCAATTTATTTCCTCTACAAAATCATAGACGGACGTAGGAGGACTAGAGGTAGTCGCAATACTACtgatatttttaattaaaattcatCCAAGTATCAACTCATTTTAATTGAGACTTGTACCAATGTGGAGCGTCTGCATTGTTTTTACCAAGACCGTGATGATCATATCCATACTCCACAGTCAATTCTTCGTCCCGACGGATCCTTTTCAATGTTCTAATAGACTTTATCAAGCCAAACCGAGGGTGATCAAACCTGGGGAAAGGAGAAAGGATAATATGTGTAAAAGTGAGcacaaaattcaaaaatgaCGTTATTACAAGTCATATTTGCAATTCGCTTCAAAGGAATGATTTGCTTTGTGACCAAGAGATGCACAATAAGCGGCGACGTCTGAACACGACGGCGGAATATCAATGACAgtctaaaaacaaaagaaattgtcaGTGGCAATTGATAAGTTGATTGCGCAGCATCCTACTTCAGAATCAAGTGATATAGTGTAATCGTTCTGGCTCCAGTCACGCGAGTCAACCTCAACAACTGTTTAGCAAGATTTTTCAACATCTATAACGTAAATACCTCTTGGTGGGTTAGCCTTATTCCGTTATAAAACGAGACAACTCTCTAATATATCAGTTAAGGCACTTTTCTAAATAGAAGATACATATGTACATACATCCTCAGGCAAATCTCGTCTAGCAAAAAGGCCGTCTCCAGCAATAGGAGAAACTTTAACGTAAACCCTAAAATCATTTTAACTACTAGCACAGAATGCAAGGtacgatttttctttagccaaCATCTTTGTCTCATAAGGGTCTGGCAGCAGAGGATTAGCTGATATGCAATCCTTTGTGGAAACGTCTCGCTCAAAcacgtcgcctttcttctcctcctcctcctgctTGTCCTTCATTTCGACAAGAAAACCCCTGTCAAGAATTCCCTCCTAAACGTACGTGTATTTCCCAGCCAATACATCATTCACAGTCGACATACCAGAAACTTTCCGCGAATACCTAATTCGCAACCGGGGTACCAATACGTGATGGAGTCTCCAGTGAGACTGCCTTCCTCGTCAACCACGCCATTCAGCGTGCCTCCATActtaaaaaattcaatttaaaCGCCAatatttctctcttttttccagTCCACGTACAGGGTCATAAAATGTACACAAACCATGGCGACAATTCTCAACGTAGTTGCCAGTGAAGGTCAGATTCCCCAAATTGTCTgcgcaaaaaaagaatctgGTTTCAACTTATTTATGCAGCAGAACTTAATTTATACCAAACTCTTTGACTAGTCCATTTAATTCTCCGTGTACGTATTGACCCTCTACGAAATCAAATTAGGTAATTACATGTATAGAGAAGTTGAGAAAATCACCTTGCCAACTTCCGTCATCAAAGACATATATTCCTTTGCCAAAGAGTTCGTCGGCAGAAAATGTTCCACCAAGAGAACtaaaaagatgacgtcacattgtTTAGATGTCACATCGCGATCTATTTGCCTTCCATCCGAGAAGTAAAAGCAcccttttccttccttttcccctaagaaagcgattcgagATGATTTTCTCGTTTAAATCGTGCTTACCGTGTTTGAATCGTCCTTCGAACCGATCGCCGCTTTTCCACGTCAACGTTCCTCTGCCGTGCGGCTTTTCTGAGCCGTCTACGGATCCTAGAATTAAGTCAGTATATATCTCTGCAAAACAGTTAGAAATGCCTGAATAAATGGCAGTCTCGGAATGATCCAGGGCGGCAGAAAAAGTTAGGTAAAAACAAAATCCGGGAGTTTTAGTAGAGCAAGCGCACACTCTCTGTTCGCGTTGATTTCATACTCTGAAAAACGCCTATATCTCCTTACCGGGCCGTCGCACGTATGCGCAATTGGCAGCGTTCGAGAGCTCCTATCGgccgctttctctttttagtaAGAAAGAGAGTAAAGCGTGCTGCTGTAATTAGATTTCCAAAGGGACGTACCCACGCCCTTATCTACTTCCGAGTATGCAACGCGAACAGAATACATACAGTATCATTGAGAGATCCTGTGAGAGATCATTGAGACGAAAAAGTCGCGGATTGTTGTGCAGACccagagaaaaaatttcagaaTAGGAAATGATTTAAAACGATTGTGAA carries:
- the LOC136185657 gene encoding STING ER exit protein-like, giving the protein MPKVVSRSVICDDAGGKDDSDAPLYVYYCLCGHMALILDTTLQKLPRRKLDKARVIDKAKRSCKVTAEHDTTVYLKREKGVERQVRQKCENCGLRLFYKSSTESEVIFVVDGALSLHNAGTSGKSAGAKPAYKPEKTKKVTLTKMSKDFGKFGEVTVSTIDEEEEEIEAREIASSFATNAQVINELLNRGTRKRQETAGTMSVKKRHKGTLIDKSS
- the LOC136185894 gene encoding histone-lysine N-methyltransferase SETD7-like, translating into MYSVRVAYSEVDKGVEKAADRSSRTLPIAHTCDGPRVCACSTKTPGFCFYLTFSAALDHSETAIYSGSVDGSEKPHGRGTLTWKSGDRFEGRFKHGEKEGKGCFYFSDGSSLGGTFSADELFGKGIYVFDDGSWQEGQYVHGELNGLVKEFDNLGNLTFTGNYVENCRHGLCTFYDPYGGTLNGVVDEEGSLTGDSITYWYPGCELGIRGKFLEGILDRGFLVEMKDKQEEEEKKGDVFERDVSTKDCISANPLLPDPYETKMVYVKVSPIAGDGLFARRDLPEDRVVSFYNGIRLTHQEVDSRDWSQNDYTISLDSETVIDIPPSCSDVAAYCASLGHKANHSFEANCKYDLFDHPRFGLIKSIRTLKRIRRDEELTVEYGYDHHGLGKNNADAPHWYKSQLK